The DNA segment TTGTAAGCAGGCAGCGTGTCGAAGGCACGCGCGATGGGCGGTACGAGATAGGTCGAATACAGGCACAGCGGCTGCGCGCTGCCACTGGAGAGGTCATAGACCCCGGCGTAATCGGATTCGCCCAGCGCGGCGGCGGAATAATAGCCCCAGGCTTCGGTGACGAGGGCAAAGCTGCGCTGCTGAAAGCGGAACACATCGATGGCGGCGTAGTCGCGGGTTTGCGATGAGGTATCGCCAAAGCGTCCTCCCGCGTTGGGCAACTGGGCGACCCACTCGCCGATGGAGCGATCATGGATCGCGGTTTGGCCGTCGATGTCGAAGCCGATGGCGCGCCGCTGATAGCTCGCATAGGGGCCGGCATCGTAGAGGCCGACGCTGTAGCTGCGACCATCGCTAGTGGCACTGGCCGTGCCGTGAGTACCTGCTATCTCGGCAAAGCCGTTCATACGCGCGAAGTTGACGTCACCGTGGGCGCCGATGGCATCATTGAATTGCTTGGAAAAACCGGCGCACAACGTGGCATCGCGGCCATCGACGAGGCGGAACTCGACATAGGCGGAAAGCGGATGAAACTTGTCGGCGCCGATGCGGCTGGCCACTTCGCACGCCTGCGGTTGCGGCCAGGTCTTGAGTTCGGCGATGCGGTTGCGGTAGTAGCTGGAGAGGCAGGCCACTTGTTTAGGATCCGGCTTGGCGGTGCCGAGGCGCGTGGCGGAGAGTTTGCACTGCGGCGCGCGTCCGAGCAGCCAGTGGCGCTGGTTGGCAATGAGCTGCATGCGGCCAACCAGATCGAGCGAGCGCAGATTGGTGCGGTAGGCATCTGCCATGTCGCGGTCGAGCGTGGCGAGCGCGTTGTCGGCGCAGACGACATCCTGCAGGGTGGAGGCGGATTGCGTGCAATCGAAGCTGGCCTTGAAGCGGATCGGTTCCGGCATCTCGCTCTCGACCGGCAACATTAGCCGCGGCGGCTTCGAAGCGCAGGCAGCGAGCAATAGCGAAAGCAACACGAAGCCAACCTTAATCCTGCGCTGCGACTGTTTCATTGCTGCCTCCGACGACTTATTTCAAACGAAATATCTGCACCCCGTAAATCACGTAGCTTTCCGCGCCCGTGTCGGGCGGCGGTGGGAAGGGGCCGGACTTGCTCAATGCCGCGTTGGCGGCAGCATCGAGCTTGTCGCTGCCGCAGGGATCGAATTTGTACGACAGCTTGTTGCCGTTGCGATCGATAATGATCTCGTAGGCCACGCGGCACTGCTGACGAACCGGAGGTCCCTTGTCGCCGCGTTGCTTCTTGTAAACTGCATCCTCGGGATACTCGGTGTTGGCGATGACCTGCGACTTCACCTTTTCGGCATAGTCGGGAGGAACACGGCGGCTAACATTGCTGAAGCTCTTGTTGCTGTTGACCCGCGGCGAAACCCATTCGTCATCGTTACTGGAAATCTCGTGCGCCGGCGGTCCGGCTTCGACCGGCGGTAGTTTCGGTGCGCGCTCTGGCTGTTGCTCCTGCTTCCGTGCCTTCGCCTTGACCGGCTCCCTGGGCTCTTCCTTGGGTGGTAGTGGCCGTGGCGGCAGCTTGACCAGTTCGACGGCAATTGGCACAGAGGGCTGCGGTTGCGGCGGTTCGCCGGCGAGGTTGGCGGAGAGCAGCCACAGCAGCAGCGCCGTATGAACCAGCAGCGAAACGACAAAGGAGCCGGAGCGTTCCAGCCACTTCACTGCGCGCTTTCTTCCTCGGCAACCAGACCGATCTTGGTGTAGCCGCCTCTCTGCAACACATTCATCACGGCCATCAGACGGCCATACTCGGCATGCATATCGCCACGCAGGAACAGGCGCGTTTCGGTATCACCCTTGGTGTAGGACTTGATTAACGCCGGCAGGCCGGCAATCGTGGTATGGTCATTCTGGATGAATACCGTGCCGTCCTTCTGCACGCTGAT comes from the Georgfuchsia toluolica genome and includes:
- a CDS encoding TonB C-terminal domain-containing protein, producing MKWLERSGSFVVSLLVHTALLLWLLSANLAGEPPQPQPSVPIAVELVKLPPRPLPPKEEPREPVKAKARKQEQQPERAPKLPPVEAGPPAHEISSNDDEWVSPRVNSNKSFSNVSRRVPPDYAEKVKSQVIANTEYPEDAVYKKQRGDKGPPVRQQCRVAYEIIIDRNGNKLSYKFDPCGSDKLDAAANAALSKSGPFPPPPDTGAESYVIYGVQIFRLK
- a CDS encoding ankyrin repeat domain-containing protein, which codes for MKQSQRRIKVGFVLLSLLLAACASKPPRLMLPVESEMPEPIRFKASFDCTQSASTLQDVVCADNALATLDRDMADAYRTNLRSLDLVGRMQLIANQRHWLLGRAPQCKLSATRLGTAKPDPKQVACLSSYYRNRIAELKTWPQPQACEVASRIGADKFHPLSAYVEFRLVDGRDATLCAGFSKQFNDAIGAHGDVNFARMNGFAEIAGTHGTASATSDGRSYSVGLYDAGPYASYQRRAIGFDIDGQTAIHDRSIGEWVAQLPNAGGRFGDTSSQTRDYAAIDVFRFQQRSFALVTEAWGYYSAAALGESDYAGVYDLSSGSAQPLCLYSTYLVPPIARAFDTLPAYKALNQTLLQMSGEPPMLEMDERSDESLLQRETEWNLLNMPLVAVGEIERFGREAALRQRHDAALDAIWSWSERNVPSKLLYRRLLPMVQPAYDELVASFQHTQGLKPEEAQIAANLMIMDLIDRAAENLSDFNSAKAAPLLPFAQYNPRYAPAPVPGDLERGRKLATLHSAALNRAPAATIADFIKYEAAMPTRGIGPAGDTALMAAVRVPETVKQLLDAGFDVNAGNDWKKTALMAAAQANQLASTLLLLDAGANVNAATIAWHADDAGAVDNDEGAVAGRTALMYAAANGSAELVQLLVSRGANVNARDARNDTACSYLKQNTIVSETEQRALKTSLCR
- the exbD gene encoding TonB system transport protein ExbD; translation: MAIQLGSGAQVKRHSYQQNAEMNVTPFVDVMLVLLIIFMVAAPLATVDVPVDLPPNAAAPKPPPTEPVYISVQKDGTVFIQNDHTTIAGLPALIKSYTKGDTETRLFLRGDMHAEYGRLMAVMNVLQRGGYTKIGLVAEEESAQ